A single window of Synechococcus sp. C9 DNA harbors:
- a CDS encoding DNA-processing protein DprA yields the protein MAVLTHILQPDTQAILLLCAGFGESRQVEPMPLSLSEYNALARKLHQDNLRPADLLTTEGKNWVFHQINGDLNPQRIVRLLERGAMLAVAVENWTSKGLWILSRSDETYPQRLKQKLKHLAPPILYGVGNRDLLSAGGLAVVGSRDIDDEGLGYTQRIAEKCAEQGIQIVSGGARGVDETAMLAAISVGGTSVGVLADSLSKAAVSMKYRQGLREGRVVLISPYDPSVGFNVGNAMNRNKYVYALADHALVVNSSYEKGGTWAGAKEELKRENRIFVWVRLEGNVPQGNYQLVKLGAIPFPFQPWNRSLLDLLEEQKQIHTTGTQTSTSKQLDINKKNQLEIQSNNANPQEKELTSKLPKNAYEAVLPLLLHHLREPQGDKELAELLDVGVGQVRIWLKKAIQEKLVIKKSTKYVLNRENKQLHLISLN from the coding sequence ATGGCAGTACTTACGCATATCTTACAACCTGACACCCAAGCAATTCTGCTTCTATGTGCAGGATTTGGTGAATCCCGTCAAGTTGAACCGATGCCCCTGAGTCTTAGTGAGTACAATGCTTTAGCACGAAAATTACACCAAGATAATCTGCGCCCTGCCGATTTACTGACGACAGAAGGGAAAAACTGGGTTTTCCATCAGATCAATGGAGACCTCAACCCCCAAAGAATAGTTCGGCTTTTGGAGCGAGGAGCTATGCTAGCAGTTGCTGTGGAAAACTGGACAAGTAAGGGTTTGTGGATACTAAGTCGTAGTGATGAAACTTATCCACAAAGGTTGAAGCAGAAATTAAAGCACTTAGCTCCCCCAATTCTATATGGTGTAGGAAATCGAGATTTACTATCGGCAGGGGGGTTAGCCGTAGTTGGTTCTCGCGACATCGATGATGAGGGGCTTGGATATACCCAACGCATCGCTGAAAAGTGTGCTGAACAAGGAATACAAATCGTATCGGGCGGCGCACGTGGCGTTGACGAGACTGCTATGCTAGCGGCTATTTCTGTTGGAGGTACATCGGTTGGAGTTTTAGCAGATAGTTTGAGCAAAGCGGCGGTATCAATGAAGTATCGTCAGGGACTTCGTGAAGGTCGAGTTGTCTTAATCTCACCCTATGATCCCTCTGTGGGATTTAATGTGGGAAATGCAATGAACCGGAATAAATATGTGTATGCCCTAGCTGATCATGCTCTGGTTGTAAATTCCTCTTACGAAAAAGGTGGAACCTGGGCTGGAGCCAAGGAAGAATTAAAGAGAGAAAACAGAATTTTTGTTTGGGTTCGATTAGAAGGAAATGTGCCCCAGGGAAATTATCAGCTCGTTAAATTAGGAGCGATACCTTTCCCGTTCCAACCATGGAATCGTAGCCTACTAGATTTGCTAGAAGAACAGAAACAAATCCACACGACAGGAACTCAAACAAGCACTTCAAAACAATTAGATATAAACAAAAAAAATCAATTAGAAATTCAGTCAAATAATGCTAACCCTCAAGAAAAGGAACTGACATCAAAGTTGCCTAAAAATGCTTATGAAGCTGTGTTACCTTTACTTCTACATCATTTACGTGAACCGCAAGGAGATAAAGAACTTGCTGAACTGTTAGATGTTGGGGTGGGTCAGGTGCGAATTTGGCTAAAGAAAGCCATACAGGAAAAGCTGGTGATAAAGAAAAGTACAAAGTATGTATTAAATCGGGAGAATAAACAGTTGCATCTAATCAGCCTTAATTAG
- a CDS encoding RecQ family ATP-dependent DNA helicase, protein MPDLQATALQLLRTALDNPVANFRDGQWEAIEHLLNPSTRLLVVQRTGWGKSLVYFLTTRLLRDRGMGATLIISPLLALMRNQISAAERIGLRAGTINSSNQSEWEIIQKQLLSDQIDILLISPERLANDEFREQILLPLSARIGFFVVDEAHCISDWGHDFRPDYRRIVRILQALPPTISVLATTATANDRVINDICAQLGTKLRVVRGTLTRQSLSLQNIYLPSQAERLAWLAEHLPNLPGSGIIYTLTIRDAEQVAEWLRTQKIDAEAYSGQLEPEQRIVLEERLLNNEIKALVATSALGMGFDKPDLGFVIHYQRPGSVVHYYQQVGRAGRAVSQAYGILLSGDEDEEITNYFIESAFPPERHVLEILAVLNQEDGLSIAGIEEKLNLSRGQIEKVLKLLSVEEPSPVAKIGSRWYSTPINYQVNHAKIAQLTAIRKHEQARMLDYLNTNSCLMMFLAQELDDNTTKECGRCAVCLGKALIPETYSSAKAQEAVLFLRRTDQIIEPRKQWITGGLLTYAWRGNIPQNLRAETGRALSIWGDAGWGNLVKQGKYQDNYFSDELVDAVYDLIQRWQPNPFPTWVTCVPSLTRPELVPSFADRLARKLNIPFVPCVKKIKQNRPQKEMKNSTQQAKNLDGAFTVSPWRGMAGSVFLIDDMVDSRWTFTVITALLRQAGSGKVFPLALALNSLSQGE, encoded by the coding sequence ATGCCTGACCTGCAAGCTACTGCTCTGCAACTACTCCGTACTGCACTGGATAATCCAGTAGCAAACTTTCGGGACGGGCAATGGGAAGCGATCGAGCATTTATTAAATCCAAGCACTCGTTTATTAGTCGTACAAAGAACCGGATGGGGAAAGAGTCTCGTATATTTTTTAACTACCCGCCTTCTTCGCGATCGAGGTATGGGAGCAACCCTAATCATATCTCCCCTCCTCGCTTTAATGCGCAATCAAATTTCTGCCGCTGAACGAATCGGACTGCGAGCGGGAACTATCAACTCCAGCAATCAATCAGAATGGGAAATTATCCAAAAACAACTGCTATCTGATCAGATTGATATACTTCTGATTTCACCAGAGCGTCTGGCAAACGACGAGTTTCGCGAGCAGATTTTATTACCTCTATCCGCGAGAATTGGATTTTTTGTAGTTGACGAGGCTCATTGCATTTCTGATTGGGGGCATGATTTTCGTCCCGACTACCGGCGAATTGTACGCATCCTGCAAGCCTTACCTCCAACGATTTCCGTGCTGGCAACAACAGCAACAGCAAACGATCGAGTCATAAATGATATATGTGCTCAGCTTGGTACAAAACTGCGTGTAGTTAGGGGAACGCTAACGAGGCAGAGCTTATCCCTGCAAAACATATATTTACCCAGTCAGGCAGAGAGATTGGCATGGTTAGCCGAGCACCTTCCCAATTTGCCGGGCAGTGGAATCATTTATACTCTGACAATTAGAGATGCAGAACAGGTTGCAGAGTGGTTAAGAACACAAAAAATTGATGCCGAAGCCTATTCTGGGCAACTTGAACCTGAACAGCGTATAGTTTTGGAGGAAAGGCTACTAAATAATGAAATCAAGGCTTTAGTGGCAACCTCTGCCCTAGGAATGGGTTTTGATAAACCTGACCTTGGATTTGTAATTCACTATCAGCGTCCAGGCTCAGTGGTTCATTACTACCAACAAGTAGGACGGGCAGGCAGAGCAGTTTCGCAGGCTTATGGCATCTTACTAAGTGGCGATGAAGATGAAGAAATCACCAATTATTTTATTGAATCCGCTTTTCCCCCAGAGCGCCATGTCCTAGAAATCCTGGCTGTTCTCAATCAAGAAGACGGTTTATCCATTGCTGGAATAGAGGAAAAATTAAATCTTTCTAGGGGACAAATTGAAAAAGTCCTAAAATTATTATCCGTCGAAGAACCCTCTCCAGTTGCAAAAATTGGGAGTCGCTGGTATTCCACACCAATTAACTACCAAGTAAATCACGCTAAAATTGCTCAGCTTACTGCTATCAGAAAGCATGAACAAGCTCGTATGTTGGATTATCTCAATACAAATAGCTGTCTGATGATGTTTTTAGCCCAAGAGTTGGACGACAACACTACAAAAGAATGTGGACGCTGTGCTGTTTGTTTGGGAAAAGCTCTCATTCCAGAAACCTACTCTTCAGCCAAAGCCCAAGAGGCAGTCCTTTTTCTCCGCAGAACAGACCAGATTATTGAGCCACGCAAACAGTGGATTACTGGTGGACTTTTAACTTACGCATGGAGAGGGAATATCCCTCAAAATTTACGAGCTGAGACTGGTCGCGCATTATCAATTTGGGGTGATGCAGGTTGGGGAAATCTGGTCAAACAAGGCAAGTACCAAGATAATTACTTTAGTGACGAACTGGTGGATGCCGTGTACGATTTAATTCAGCGTTGGCAACCCAATCCCTTTCCCACATGGGTAACTTGTGTCCCTTCCCTCACCCGTCCTGAACTAGTGCCCAGCTTTGCCGACCGTTTAGCTCGTAAATTAAACATTCCTTTTGTTCCCTGTGTTAAGAAAATCAAACAAAACCGTCCACAAAAAGAGATGAAGAATAGCACTCAACAAGCTAAGAACCTAGATGGCGCATTTACGGTTAGTCCTTGGCGAGGAATGGCAGGCTCTGTCTTCTTGATTGACGATATGGTAGATTCTCGCTGGACATTTACAGTGATCACCGCTCTGTTGCGTCAGGCAGGCAGTGGTAAAGTATTTCCATTAGCTTTAGCCCTCAATTCGCTGAGTCAGGGAGAATAG
- a CDS encoding class I fructose-bisphosphate aldolase: MQPRIKEILSWYGSDNPGTLTNLARLLNHGRLAGTGKLVILPVDQGFEHGPARSFASNPPAYDPHYHFELAIASGCNAYAAPLGFLEAGARDFAGEIPLILKVNDHDVLLDEADPTQALTGSVQDALRLGCVGIGFTIYPGSARRLEMYQQIRAYAEEAKRNGLVVVIWSYARGSGLSRTGETAIDVVGYAAQIAAQLGAHIIKVKLPSEHIEQAAARQVYEKMQIPIATLSDRVRHVVQCTFNGRRIVIFSGGATATDAVVLDEIRAIQAGGGFGSIIGRNSFQRPRAEALKLLEQIMEIYQGKIHPSK, from the coding sequence ATGCAACCACGCATCAAAGAAATTCTCAGTTGGTATGGCAGTGACAACCCTGGCACCCTGACGAATCTGGCTCGTTTACTCAATCACGGGCGGCTCGCAGGCACGGGCAAACTGGTGATCCTGCCGGTGGATCAGGGGTTTGAGCATGGCCCGGCGCGCAGTTTTGCCAGCAATCCCCCCGCCTACGACCCCCATTACCACTTTGAATTGGCGATTGCCTCCGGGTGTAATGCCTATGCCGCTCCCCTGGGTTTTTTAGAGGCGGGTGCCAGGGACTTTGCCGGGGAAATCCCCCTAATTCTCAAGGTGAATGACCACGATGTGCTGTTGGATGAAGCCGACCCCACCCAAGCGTTGACCGGGAGCGTCCAGGATGCCCTGCGGTTGGGCTGTGTGGGCATTGGGTTTACGATTTATCCCGGCTCTGCCCGCCGCTTGGAAATGTACCAACAAATCCGTGCCTACGCCGAAGAGGCCAAGCGCAACGGTTTGGTCGTGGTCATCTGGTCCTATGCCCGGGGGTCGGGGCTGAGTCGGACGGGGGAAACGGCGATTGATGTGGTTGGCTATGCGGCGCAGATTGCCGCCCAATTGGGAGCACACATTATCAAAGTCAAGTTGCCAAGTGAACATATCGAACAGGCGGCGGCACGGCAGGTCTATGAAAAAATGCAAATTCCGATTGCCACCCTCAGCGACCGAGTACGCCATGTGGTGCAATGTACCTTTAACGGGCGTAGAATTGTGATCTTTTCCGGGGGAGCCACTGCCACCGATGCCGTGGTACTCGATGAAATCCGTGCCATTCAAGCCGGGGGCGGGTTTGGTTCAATTATTGGGCGCAATTCATTCCAGCGTCCCCGGGCCGAGGCACTCAAACTTTTAGAGCAAATTATGGAAATTTACCAAGGCAAAATTCATCCATCTAAATAA
- a CDS encoding DUF3531 family protein, producing MNIQFREVDTFNLWIWVEFPQPPTQEQKEYLQEIFSSWFLLGKLGGFNAENLQVHDQGYDLNFFPYDAQISDEAFLAVMHNMGEVEYQDGWARCWFDLGTSDGIALDILLNVLRQFNREYVPLKTVIVGGVNPDWPVDHFEPESPLQGQF from the coding sequence ATGAATATCCAATTCCGGGAAGTGGATACGTTCAACCTGTGGATATGGGTGGAATTTCCCCAGCCACCTACCCAGGAGCAAAAGGAGTACTTGCAAGAGATTTTTAGCTCTTGGTTTCTCCTCGGAAAGTTGGGGGGATTTAATGCGGAAAATTTACAGGTTCACGACCAGGGCTATGACCTGAATTTTTTTCCCTATGATGCCCAAATTAGCGATGAGGCATTTTTAGCAGTGATGCACAATATGGGGGAAGTGGAATATCAAGATGGTTGGGCACGCTGTTGGTTTGATCTAGGCACCAGCGATGGGATTGCCCTGGATATTTTATTAAATGTATTGCGCCAATTTAACCGGGAATATGTGCCCCTAAAAACTGTGATCGTTGGTGGGGTCAACCCCGATTGGCCGGTGGATCATTTCGAGCCGGAATCGCCGTTGCAGGGGCAATTTTGA
- a CDS encoding pentapeptide repeat-containing protein yields MRRTGWGVILVTAAVMGVYPALAANPEHLQQLASTNQCPKCDLSGADLRGMVLPGANLGNANLKGANLQGVNLEGAKLFNADISEANFGNANLKQADLGNANLSKSIFIRANLERANLNGAQLSHTDFSEANLRQASLSLVNLEKANLADVNLTGADLTGSVLTGVNLSQVRMQNAVLNGANLDQADLTDARMEGVKLRGASLVGATLPRVRLSRADLAGAKLGGANLREADLSQADLTKVDLTASRLDRVNLSQANLEGAKLKKVSLVTANLPSTNLVEADLSNSDLRGANISRSRLQNANLSGSNLSVVNLTDTNLTGANLAGADLTGAQVRQAIMGGTNLNGTVGLDKMVGRTQNP; encoded by the coding sequence ATGAGAAGAACCGGGTGGGGAGTTATCTTAGTTACAGCGGCAGTGATGGGTGTGTATCCAGCCCTAGCCGCCAATCCAGAACACCTACAGCAATTAGCCAGCACCAATCAGTGTCCCAAGTGTGATTTATCCGGGGCAGACCTGCGGGGGATGGTACTCCCGGGGGCGAATTTGGGGAATGCCAACCTCAAAGGGGCGAATTTGCAGGGGGTAAATTTAGAGGGAGCCAAGTTATTTAATGCGGATATTAGCGAAGCAAATTTCGGAAATGCCAATTTGAAACAGGCGGATTTGGGAAATGCTAACCTGAGCAAAAGTATTTTCATCCGTGCCAATTTAGAGCGAGCCAATTTGAACGGTGCCCAGTTATCCCATACGGATTTCAGCGAAGCCAATTTGCGGCAGGCTTCCCTCAGTTTGGTGAACCTAGAAAAAGCCAATTTAGCAGATGTCAATTTAACGGGAGCCGATTTAACCGGTTCCGTGTTGACCGGGGTAAATTTGTCCCAAGTGCGGATGCAAAATGCGGTTTTGAATGGCGCAAATTTAGACCAAGCGGATTTGACCGATGCCCGGATGGAAGGGGTGAAATTGCGGGGAGCAAGTTTGGTCGGGGCGACCTTACCCCGGGTGCGCTTGAGTCGGGCGGACTTAGCGGGGGCGAAATTGGGGGGCGCAAACCTGCGGGAAGCGGATTTAAGTCAAGCGGATTTAACTAAGGTAGATTTGACCGCCTCCCGATTGGATCGGGTGAATTTGTCCCAGGCGAATTTGGAGGGGGCTAAGTTGAAAAAAGTCAGTTTAGTCACGGCGAATTTACCTTCGACGAATTTGGTGGAAGCGGATTTGAGTAATAGTGATTTGCGGGGCGCGAATATTTCCCGTTCCCGGTTGCAAAACGCCAATTTGAGTGGGAGTAATTTGAGTGTGGTAAATCTAACCGACACCAATCTGACCGGGGCGAACCTCGCGGGGGCTGACCTGACGGGAGCGCAGGTGCGGCAGGCGATTATGGGGGGCACGAACCTGAACGGCACCGTGGGTTTGGATAAAATGGTTGGTCGTACTCAAAACCCCTAA
- a CDS encoding NAD(P)H dehydrogenase subunit NdhS, protein MSQNPSPILPGSPVRVVNPGDMYYGFQGQVQRLTDGRAAVLFEGGNWDKLVTFRLEDLALADATTK, encoded by the coding sequence ATGAGTCAAAATCCCTCGCCCATTTTACCCGGTTCCCCCGTGCGGGTGGTCAACCCCGGGGATATGTATTACGGATTCCAAGGGCAAGTGCAACGGCTCACCGATGGCCGTGCCGCCGTGTTGTTTGAGGGGGGCAATTGGGATAAATTGGTGACCTTCCGGTTAGAGGATTTGGCCCTAGCGGATGCAACCACAAAATAA
- the cysE gene encoding serine O-acetyltransferase has protein sequence MRVLETLVADFRIIFERDPAARNPLEVMLCYPGWHAVVLYRLAHALYQWRLPLIPRLISHIARFLTGIEIHPGAQIGRGFFIDHGMGVVIGETTVIGDYCLLYQGVTLGGTGKEKGKRHPTLGDHVIVGAGAKVLGNITLGNHVRVGAGSVVLRPVPSHCTVVGIPGRLICRDATVEPLEHGRLPDSEAQAIRVLVDRIDELERQVLALRQGQAAPEPTPVTVAEQQRVIGEFLDGAGI, from the coding sequence ATGCGGGTATTGGAAACCTTGGTTGCCGACTTTCGGATTATTTTTGAACGGGACCCAGCGGCTCGCAACCCCCTGGAGGTGATGCTGTGTTACCCTGGCTGGCACGCCGTTGTCCTGTACCGTTTGGCGCACGCCCTCTACCAATGGCGACTGCCCCTGATTCCCCGCCTCATTTCCCATATCGCCCGCTTCCTGACTGGGATTGAGATTCATCCGGGGGCGCAAATTGGGCGGGGCTTTTTCATTGACCACGGCATGGGCGTGGTGATTGGGGAAACCACGGTGATTGGGGATTATTGTCTGCTTTACCAGGGAGTCACCTTGGGGGGTACCGGCAAGGAAAAGGGGAAACGTCACCCCACCCTGGGGGATCACGTGATTGTGGGGGCGGGAGCCAAGGTGTTGGGGAATATCACCCTGGGGAACCATGTGCGGGTGGGGGCGGGTTCGGTCGTCCTGCGCCCCGTGCCTTCCCACTGTACGGTGGTGGGGATTCCCGGTCGTCTGATTTGCAGAGATGCCACGGTTGAACCCCTAGAGCATGGCCGCCTGCCGGATTCGGAAGCCCAGGCCATTCGGGTATTGGTGGACCGGATTGACGAATTGGAACGGCAAGTCCTCGCCCTGCGCCAGGGTCAAGCGGCCCCGGAACCCACGCCCGTCACGGTGGCGGAACAACAACGGGTGATTGGGGAATTTCTGGATGGGGCGGGGATTTAG